Sequence from the Fibrobacter sp. genome:
CAGGAACGCATGCTGTTTAATGATCTCGACTTGTCTTTCGACTTTTTCTTCAAAAGTTGCCATTATAATTCCAAAACGGGAACGCCCCCGCAATAGCGCAAGGCGCTTTCGCCCTACACTTTATAACACGTTTTAGACGATGCAACGAATCATGATTTCTTGTAAAATAATTGTAAAAGCAAAAATTCAGACAAACTAATAACGGAGTTTGTTTCGACAGCATTCTCTGCAGATTCAATTTTGCATCAATGGCTTTATTAAATACTCCAATTTTCCCAGAGGTTTCCAACCTGGATGCTTCGAATTCAGATGTGAATCAGTGGCTTTGGTGACGTTCTTTGCCTTTGCAGACTTGGATGATGCGTTTTTGGAGACCTTACGGGAGTTGTTGTGCATTTTTTATATCGTTGAATTTGAAAAATATCCCCTGATGTCCCCTCAAATTTTTTAAGTTTGGTATGTATTTCTATCGTTGTTTCATTCAAGGAAAATAAACAATGTCTAAGACTATTCTTCTTTTCCCTGGCCAGGGCGCACAGTACGTCGGTATGGGCCAGACCCTCGCTTCTACTTTCGAACCTGCAAAGAAGATCATGCAGGAAGCTGACGAAATCCTCGGCTTCTCCCTGTCCAAGCTCATGGCTGAAGGTCCGGAAGAAGTTCTCAAGAGCACCGACAATACTCAGCCCGCACTCTTCACCGTGTCCGCAATGGTCATGGAACTCCTGAAGTCCGAAGGTTTTGAATTTGACTACGTTGCAGGTCACTCCCTGGGTGAATACTCTGCAATCTACGCTGCCGGCGGCTTCAGCTTTGCCGATGGTCTCCGCCTGGTCCGCACCCGCGGCGAACTCATGGCTTCTGCCGGTTCCAAGAACCCCGGTGCCATGGCCGCTATCATGGGTCAGGAAGAAGCAAAGATTATTGAACTCTGCGAATCCGTAAAGGATGCAGGTGTTGTGGTTCCGGCTAACATCAACTGCCCGGGTCAGATCGTCGTGTCTGGCGCTCAGGAAGGCGTTGCCAAGCTCTGCGAAAACTGCGGTGCTGCTGGCATCAAGGCCATTCCTCTGGCAGTGTCCGGCGCTTTCCACTCTCCGCTGATGCAGTTCGCTCAGCCGGGTCTGGCCGAAGCTATCGCCAAGACCACCTTCAACGATGTGGCTAAGCCGGTCATCGCTAACGTGATCGCTGAACCTGTCACCTCCGGCAAGGAAATTGCAGACCTGCTGGTCCGCCAGCTGGTGTCCCCGGTCCGCTGGAACGACTGCATGAACAAGGCTATCTCCCTCGGTGTAACCCAGGGTGTTGAAGTGGGTTCCGGCAAGGTTCTCATGGGCCTCATGCGCAAGATCAGCCGCGATGTGAAGGTCACCCCGGTAGAAACCATCGAAGCATTTGCTGCTCTGAAAGGCTAATAGCTATCAGCTATGAGTTATGAGCATTGAGTTAATGTGTGGCGCCGAAGGCGCGATTATAAAAACTCATCGCTCAAGGCTCGTTACTCACAACTTTTTTATAAAGGAACTATCAAATGGGTAAACTTACAGGTAAAAAAGCCATCGTTACCGGCGCTTCCCGTGGTATTGGTCTCGCTATCGCTACCGAACTGGCTAGCCAGGGTGCAGACGTTGCCATCCTTTCCACCTCCGTCAAGGATGAACTTGCCGCAAAGCTCAGTGCCGAACTGGGGGTCACGGTCAAGAGCTATGCTTGCGACGTGGGTAACTCCGAAACCGTGCAGAACGTGTTCAAGCAGATCATTGCTGACATGGGCACTGTAGATATTTTGGTGAACAACGCTGGCATTACCCGCGACGGTCTCCTGATGCGCATGAAGGACGAAGACTTCGACGCCGTCATCCAGACCAACCTCCGTTCCGTGTTCCTTTGCACCCGCGCCGTGGCTCGCACCATGATGGGCAAGCGCGCAGGCCGCATTATCAACATTACCAGCATCAACGCTATTCGCGGTCAGGCTGGCCAGGCCAACTATGCCGGTGCTAAGGCTGGCGTTATCGGTATGACCAAGTCCAACGCCATGGAATTCGCTTCCCGCGGCATTACCGTGAACGCTGTGGCTCCTGGCTTTATCGGCACCGACATGACTGCCAAGATGGACGACGCTACCAAGGAAAAGTACGCCGCTTCTATCCCCCTGCAGCGCATTGGCGACCCCGCTGACGTGGCTAAGGCAGTGGCATTTTTGGCATCCGACGACGCTTCCTACATTACCGGACAGGTTTTGGGCGTTGACGGGGGCTTGAACGCTTAGTCATTTTTTACTAAATTTGAACACAAACAATCAATCCTAAAATGGAGTATACAATGAACGAAGAAATTTTTAAGAAGGTAACCGACGTTATCGTTGCCAAGCTCGAAGTTAAGGCTGAAGATGTGAAGCCCGAATCCGAATTCAGCAACGACCTCGGCGCTGACTCTCTCGACCGCGTCGAACTCGTTATGGCTCTCGAAGACGAATTCGAAGTCGAAATCCTCGACAGCGATGCTGAAAAGTTCCAGAAGGTTGCTGACGTTGTTGCCTTCATCGAATCCAAGAAGGCTTAATCTTACTTAGCCTAAGATTCTTTGGAATTGAAAAGTGGTCTCGGCTAAAACCGGGACCGCTTTTTTATTTTCTAACAGGGATTTGCGGTATCGCCGTTTGACGTAGACCGATACCTTCCGCATAACATAGGAGTGACATTTGGAAAACGAAAACATGTTGCATAAAATCCTGAAGCTCTGGTTTCGCCAGAAGCCCGATGGCGGGCTTGAGGCAAAGCTCGGGTACAGATTCAAGGATCCGGAACTGCTGGCCCATGCCCTGGTCCATCGTTCCTTTTCCATGGAGAACAGCCTGCCTTACGAAAAGAACAACGAACGCCTGGAGTTCCTGGGCGATTCCGTTCTGAACATGCTGACCACGGAATACCTCTACAAGATGTACCCCAACGATCCCGAGGGCGACCTGGCCAAGCGCAAAAGTGCCATCGTGTCGGGCCATGCCTGCGCTCAGTCCTCTACGGAATGGGACCTGAGCGAGTATATCAAGGTGGGCAAGGCCGAGGCCAAGATGAACAACCGCGGCAAGGAAACCATCATTGCCGATGCCTACGAGGCTGTGCTCGGTGCGGTCTATCTGGATGGCGGCCTGGAAGAAGTCCGTGCCATCTTGAACAAGTTCCACTTCCCCCGCATTAAGGAAATTATTGTGGCCGAAGACTTTGTGAACTACAAGAGCGAACTGCTGGAGTATGTTCAGGGCAAGCTTCGTACCACCATGACCTTCGTGCTGGTTGGCGAAAGCGGTCCGGACCACCAGAAGGAGTTTATTTCCGAAGTCCACATCAAGGACAAGGTGTATGGCCAGGGCGTAGGTCCCAACAAGAAGAAGTCCGAGCAGGAAGCTGCTCGGGTTAGCCTAGAAATGCTTAAGGCCGAAGAGGCTGCCAAGGCAGAACAGGACGGCGCAGAAAAGACCCCCTCCAAAACCAAGAAACAACGACACGTGGGACTACCCTAGCAGTTAACAATTAACAGAGAACAATTAATTCAAGATGAAGAATGAAGGGTGAAGGATGAAGAATGCGATTGTTGAAAAGAGTGAAAATTTTGCTTTTAGGATGATAAGGTTATTTCAAAACTTGACTACGAAGAAGGAATTTATTTTATCGAAACAAATACTTCGAAGTGGAACAAGTATTGGCGCAAATATTGCTGAAGCGGAATTGTCCATCAGCAAGAAAGAATTTATTGCGAAAATGCAAATATCCTTGAAAGAATGTGCTGAAACCATTTATTGGTTAAAGTTGCTGAATAAAGGGACTTACATTACAAATTTGGAATTTTCTTCGTTGAATAAGGATTGTCTAGAAATTCGTAATATTCTAACCGCAATTATTAAAACATCGAAAACATCTGTGTCTCGAAAAAAATCGTAGAAGTAAATATGAGAAAATCATTTTTAATATTTCATATTTCATCATTCATTCTAACCGCCTTTTTGGCGGTTGGTTGTCAAGAGTCTAATTCATCTGCGGGAAAAAAGTCTGCTGCTGTTTCCGAGGCGGATTGCCCTGTATTGCCGCAAGATCCCGAGGCGACAGGCGAGTTTGACCCGGTGGCATCCAAGGAGGCTCGTGCCTGTGGCGCCATCACCCTTTGGGGCTCCGCTATGCCCAAGTCCTTCAACATGTGGGAAGACTACAACAGCTTCTCTGCAGAACTGATGGGCATGATGTTCGAACCGCTGGTTTCCCTCCATTCCACCGAAGACAAGGAAGTGGGAATTCTCGCCGACAGCTGGACCGTTGGCGAAGACGGCAGGACATTTACTTTCCATGTGGATCCCCGCGCCAAGTGGAGCGACGGCAAGTCCATTACCGCCGAAGACGTGCAGTACTACTACGACGTCATTATGGACGAGAAGAACCTGACTCCCATCTTCAAGGTGGGCCTTTCCCGCTTTGACCGTCCGGAAATTATCGACAGCCTTACCATCAAGATGGTGGCCAAGGAGACGCACTGGGGTAACTTCTGGGAAGCCGCCGGCATGCTGGCATTCCCCAAGCACGCCTGGCAGGGCAAGGACTTCAACCAGATTCGCTATGAATTCCCGGTGGTGTCCGGCCCCTACAAGATCAAGACCTTCCGCGAAGACCGCTATGTGGAACTGGTCCGCCGTGCAGACTGGTGGGGCTTCAAGAAGAACTGGAACCACGGCAAGTACAACTTCCAGAAGATCCGCTACCGCTTCATGAACGACCAGACCAAGGCGCTGGAAGCCTTCAAGAAGCAGGACTTCAACGCCTATGCCATCTATACCAGCAGCATCTGGATGAAGCAGACCGACTTTGACGCCGTCCAGAAGGGCTGGGCCGTAAAGCAGCGTGTGTTTAACAAGGAACCCATCGGGTTCCAGGGCATGGCCATCAACCTGCGTAAGCCTGAGTATCAGGATGTCCGTGTCCGTCGCGCACTTTCCTTCATGCTGAATCGCGAGGCCATGAACGAAAAGTACATGTACGGCCAGTACTTCCTGCTGAACAGCTACTATCCGGACCTGTGGCCGGGCAACCAGAACCCTACGGCGCCTGTATACAGGTTCAATCCTGACTCTGCACGCGCCCTGTTTGCGGAAGCCGGCTACAAGGTCAACTCTCAGGGTGTTCTTGAAAAGGACGGCAAGCAGTTCGCCATCAATTTCATTACCAGCAGCGAAGACCTTCGCCACTTGACTTTGTTCCAGGAAGACCTGAAGAAGATTGGCGTAGTTGCCACCATCGAACAGATGAGCCAGAGTACCTTGCGCAAGCGTCTGGACGATGCGGACTTTGATCTTTACTGGGTGAACTGGGGCGCGGGCCGCCTCCGTGATCCTGAGGCAAGCTGGTTCTCCAAGACTGCCATGGACAAGGGTACCAATAATCTGAGCGGCCTCCAGGATGCCGTGGTAGACAGCCTTATCAACCTGCAGAAGACGGAATTCGACCTGGCCAAGCGTAACGAAATTCTCAAGGCATTGGACAACCGCCTGGCAGAACTGGTTCCCTACGTTCTTATGTGGCAGTGCGATCACCACCGCATTCTCTACTGGAACCGTTACGGCATGCCCGAGAAGGTGCTAGACAATTTCAACCGCGAAGACGCCATCCCGGTTTACTGGTGGCTCGATCCGGCTAAGTCTGCCGCTCTCGATGCCGCCATGAAGAAGGGCGAGGCTCTCCCGGTTCCGGAATACGACGTAAAGTAATTCCGGCTATCGGTTCCGGTTCTTCTCTGCGTTCTTCTTGATTCGTTCCAGGAAGTGCCTTGGAGGAAGCCTGAGTGTAAGGCCTAGGTAGGCATTGTCCCAGAGATCTTCTGCATGGACCCAGCCGATTTCGATGCCTACCAGGTTTGCAAGTTCTATAAAGCCGCCAAGATAATAGGTGGGTAAGTCGTCGTCCATGACGTAGTTGAACCTTACGCCGCCATTTATTTCTTCGCCGAGGCTCAATTCTGCCGTAAGCACAGGAACGGTGGAACTGTAGATGTTTACCTCGTCGCATTCTTCTTCGCCATAGTACGAATCGCAGAATTCGTAATTGACCCTGTTGTTTGCGATGCCGCCACCTATGCCGATGGCGAAACTCCTGGTGAATTCAAAAACCAAAAGCCCGCTTAGGTAGGGCGTAAATTGGGATATGGAATCGTTCTCGCCTAGGTAGTAGCCATCGAATCCTTTGGCGGAACTGGCTTCGTCAAAGGCCATGTAGACGCCTCCCAGAATCTGGAAGGTTACGTTGAATCCGCTTTCACTAGCTTTGGGGGATTCGTTGTCTTCCTTGGGAGTGGGCTTCGGGTAATCATTGTCCTCGTCGTCGTTACCGTATGACTTGTAGGAAGCCTTGTAACTTTTGGGTGTACTGTTGCGGACTGCCTTTGGTGCGACCGGTTCTTCAGTTTTTTTGTCGCTCCATGCGAATCGACCCTTGAGCCCGTTCTTGACCTCATCCTCATAAAGATTGATTTTGTCGTGCCAGCGAACGTCGTTCCTGGCCAGATGAATGTTCATTCCGTGCTTGCTGATACTGATGGTAAAGATTGTGGAGCCGCTGGAAAATCCGTAGTCGAATAGCTGACGCCCGTTCAGAAAATATACGCCGTTGATTCCATTCAAGGTCTTGACAGAAAGAGAGGTTCTTCCGTAATTCTTTTCGACATCGAAATACAGGGAGCCTTTCTTGTTCTTTGCCTGTGACTTGCTGTTTTCTATCAGGTCCTGGAATACCGGGGCCAGGTTTCCGCTGTTGTCGCTGTGGAGTATAATTGAACCGCAGGCTGCGTACCAATGCTGCATCTGTTCTTCAAGCTGAGTCGTGGCGCTGGTCTTTGGCTGTAGGGTAAAATCGTAGCTGATTTCAATGCCGTCGTTGGGGAGGGGTTCCGCGGCGTAGTCTCCTTCCAGCGTGTAGAATCGGGCAGGGTAGAAGGCTTCGATCTGGAGGGCTTCATAGCAGAGGTTGATCGCCTGGCGTTTTTTTTCGACGGAGTTGAAAAGCTTGGTGGAGCTAAGGCGGATTTCGCCTGTAATTCTAAAGAAGGACGTTTCGAATTCGGGCAGTTCCGTTTCGTAGAAGCTTCCGCATTCCGTGTCCAGCGTTTCGGTGAGGGAAATGGAACCGCATCGTTCGTTCATGACCTCAATGCGGCCTGCTTCTTCCCAGAGTTCGTTCAGCTGTTCCTTTTCGTAGTCGGAAAGTTCTTCGCTTTCACGCATCTCCTTCAACTGGGAAATCTTGCTTTGGATGTTCTCTACGGATGTGGTCGTTACGAACCTGGGCTCTGCCCAGACAAGGCTAATGCCAATCATCAGTATGGTCAGTAGAACGTTACGCATCGTAGGTACCGTAAATATAAATTAAAAAAGGCCCCCTGATTCGGGAAGCCTTTTGATGTAATTCAGCAGATTGTGGAATCAGCTCTGCAAATTAGAAGTTGTAGTCTACGCCAACCCAGAGGCCTGCTGCGTCACCGTCCATGTCGCCGGAGCGAACGATGAGGCGAGCGTCAAGAAGCATGTTGGGGATAACTGCGAACTTTGCACCGAGCCAGATATTAACCTGGGTGTCGCCAGAGTCGTCTGCACCGAAGTCGCCATCATTCCAAGTGTCTTCGGTGAGCTGCAGCTTGAACTGGAGGCCGAGATAGGGGGTAATGATGGTGTTGGGAATGGTGTAGCCAGCTTCGCCAGCGATATGGATTTCGAGACCGCGTTCGTAGTTGTCGTGTTCAAAGCCCCAGTCAATGCCTGCTTCAGAACCGAATACGAAACCCGGAACGTTGGTGGGCATGGAGAACTGTGCACCGAGATAGAGGTCCATTTCGTCAGAGGAAACTTCGTCACCGCCGATGGGGAGGCGGAAGTCGATGAATGCTGCTACGATAGGAGCAACCTGGTAGCGTGCGCCGATAGTCAAGTCGCGGAGACCGTCACCGCCATTGGGGCAACCGTCGCAATCCACTTCGTTCCAGAACTGATAGCCCCAACCCTGGAGGGAGAGTTCCAAATTCTGTACAACGGAGTAACGTGCGCCGATCTTGAGGCCTGCCTGAGACCAATCGTCGTCCCAGTCGTAGTAGAGGCCGCCTTCTACGGTACCCTTGCCGGCTTCCTGAACCGGATAGTAGTCCCAAGTTGCGAAGGATGCTGTTGCGGCAAGTGCTGCAGCCAGTGCGATTTTCTTGAACATAGTTGCTCCTTGTTTTTGAATTTCTGCGGCAAATTTAGAAATTTTTGACACCAAAAAAGCCCCTCCCTTGATAGGAGGAGCTTTTTCTGTCTAATCTTGAAAAAATTAGAAGTTGAACTTTGCGTTCAGGTCGATGGACATCGGAGTGTCTTCGCCGTAGTAGTCTTCGCCTACGCCGAAGCCGAAGGATGCGTCGAGGCTGATCATCTGGTTGATGGCGTAGCCAACACCAACGTAGATCCACAGACCGAGGGTACCGCTTTCGTCAGAACCCGGGAGTTCGTCACCGTCGTGGGTGTATTCACCCAGGTGCATGTTCATATCAATGCCGACGTACGGGGTAACAGGGCCGCCGAGAACGAAGTCAGCTTCTGCACCGACGTTCAGTTCCCACGGAGGAGAAACTTCGTCGTCACCTTCGGTGGTGATGGCGAGGCCAGCTTCAGTACCCAGGTC
This genomic interval carries:
- the fabD gene encoding ACP S-malonyltransferase, yielding MSKTILLFPGQGAQYVGMGQTLASTFEPAKKIMQEADEILGFSLSKLMAEGPEEVLKSTDNTQPALFTVSAMVMELLKSEGFEFDYVAGHSLGEYSAIYAAGGFSFADGLRLVRTRGELMASAGSKNPGAMAAIMGQEEAKIIELCESVKDAGVVVPANINCPGQIVVSGAQEGVAKLCENCGAAGIKAIPLAVSGAFHSPLMQFAQPGLAEAIAKTTFNDVAKPVIANVIAEPVTSGKEIADLLVRQLVSPVRWNDCMNKAISLGVTQGVEVGSGKVLMGLMRKISRDVKVTPVETIEAFAALKG
- the fabG gene encoding 3-oxoacyl-[acyl-carrier-protein] reductase is translated as MGKLTGKKAIVTGASRGIGLAIATELASQGADVAILSTSVKDELAAKLSAELGVTVKSYACDVGNSETVQNVFKQIIADMGTVDILVNNAGITRDGLLMRMKDEDFDAVIQTNLRSVFLCTRAVARTMMGKRAGRIINITSINAIRGQAGQANYAGAKAGVIGMTKSNAMEFASRGITVNAVAPGFIGTDMTAKMDDATKEKYAASIPLQRIGDPADVAKAVAFLASDDASYITGQVLGVDGGLNA
- the acpP gene encoding acyl carrier protein, whose product is MNEEIFKKVTDVIVAKLEVKAEDVKPESEFSNDLGADSLDRVELVMALEDEFEVEILDSDAEKFQKVADVVAFIESKKA
- the rnc gene encoding ribonuclease III, which codes for MENENMLHKILKLWFRQKPDGGLEAKLGYRFKDPELLAHALVHRSFSMENSLPYEKNNERLEFLGDSVLNMLTTEYLYKMYPNDPEGDLAKRKSAIVSGHACAQSSTEWDLSEYIKVGKAEAKMNNRGKETIIADAYEAVLGAVYLDGGLEEVRAILNKFHFPRIKEIIVAEDFVNYKSELLEYVQGKLRTTMTFVLVGESGPDHQKEFISEVHIKDKVYGQGVGPNKKKSEQEAARVSLEMLKAEEAAKAEQDGAEKTPSKTKKQRHVGLP
- a CDS encoding four helix bundle protein, whose translation is MKNAIVEKSENFAFRMIRLFQNLTTKKEFILSKQILRSGTSIGANIAEAELSISKKEFIAKMQISLKECAETIYWLKLLNKGTYITNLEFSSLNKDCLEIRNILTAIIKTSKTSVSRKKS
- a CDS encoding extracellular solute-binding protein, which codes for MAVGCQESNSSAGKKSAAVSEADCPVLPQDPEATGEFDPVASKEARACGAITLWGSAMPKSFNMWEDYNSFSAELMGMMFEPLVSLHSTEDKEVGILADSWTVGEDGRTFTFHVDPRAKWSDGKSITAEDVQYYYDVIMDEKNLTPIFKVGLSRFDRPEIIDSLTIKMVAKETHWGNFWEAAGMLAFPKHAWQGKDFNQIRYEFPVVSGPYKIKTFREDRYVELVRRADWWGFKKNWNHGKYNFQKIRYRFMNDQTKALEAFKKQDFNAYAIYTSSIWMKQTDFDAVQKGWAVKQRVFNKEPIGFQGMAINLRKPEYQDVRVRRALSFMLNREAMNEKYMYGQYFLLNSYYPDLWPGNQNPTAPVYRFNPDSARALFAEAGYKVNSQGVLEKDGKQFAINFITSSEDLRHLTLFQEDLKKIGVVATIEQMSQSTLRKRLDDADFDLYWVNWGAGRLRDPEASWFSKTAMDKGTNNLSGLQDAVVDSLINLQKTEFDLAKRNEILKALDNRLAELVPYVLMWQCDHHRILYWNRYGMPEKVLDNFNREDAIPVYWWLDPAKSAALDAAMKKGEALPVPEYDVK
- a CDS encoding transporter — encoded protein: MFKKIALAAALAATASFATWDYYPVQEAGKGTVEGGLYYDWDDDWSQAGLKIGARYSVVQNLELSLQGWGYQFWNEVDCDGCPNGGDGLRDLTIGARYQVAPIVAAFIDFRLPIGGDEVSSDEMDLYLGAQFSMPTNVPGFVFGSEAGIDWGFEHDNYERGLEIHIAGEAGYTIPNTIITPYLGLQFKLQLTEDTWNDGDFGADDSGDTQVNIWLGAKFAVIPNMLLDARLIVRSGDMDGDAAGLWVGVDYNF